A genomic segment from Conger conger chromosome 2, fConCon1.1, whole genome shotgun sequence encodes:
- the foxj1a gene encoding forkhead box protein J1-A — translation MLTLSCADTWPEGSVALEEEVVTAAAQAEELDGSVTQSSNGCSSSVCLDDSLTSLQWLQEFSIINASGNQQVPFSGQNQHPLCGHQRLVGSEAPASPMAADPASMGMPHTPGKPTSAAFCRGPSSSALLGLVTYGHCPEEVDYKTNPHVKPPYSYATLICMAMQASKKSKITLSCIYKWITDNFCYFRHADPTWQNSIRHNLSLNKCFIKVPRQKDEPGKGGFWKIDPQYADRLLSGAYKKRRLPPVQINPALQARVKPAGPLPALGRPGELSVSPESQQLLQEFEEATGVDQNWDPCGAEANVSGAWLSGKGCGFKRKQPALRRTSMVKAPRRSSSPLLCVDEQKELGSLKGDFDWDALLDSELCGELSLDSTCQLSPMERDDDLTVRGRHIGRPQQWSPLEASADSTGSYILSETQQSSLDFDEETFLATAFLQSPWPEEDEAGQGKRADFLCNSGVNFDQLLNLSDSFSGDLSSKIESFL, via the exons ATGTTGACTCTGAGCTGCGCAGACACCTGGCCTGAGGGCTCTGTGGcactggaggaggaggtggtgacTGCAGCCGCTCAGGCTGAAGAGCTGGATGGCAGCGTCACCCAGAGCAGCAATGGCTGTAGCAGTTCAGtctgcctggatgacagcctgACCAGCCTCCAATGGCTTCAAGAGTTCTCCATCATAAATGCCAGTGGAAACCAACAGGTGCCCTTTTCTGGGCAGAACCAGCATCCCCTCTGTGGGCATCAGCGGCTGGTGGGCTCTGAGGCCCCGGCCTCCCCCATGGCAGCTGACCCGGCATCAATGGGGATGCCCCATACCCCAGGAAAGCCCACGTCCGCCGCCTTTTGTAGGGGCCCCTCCTCATCTGCCCTCCTAGGCCTGGTCACTTATGGCCACTGCCCAGAAGAGGTGGACTACAAGACCAATCCCCATGTGAAACCACCTTACTCCTATGCCACCCTCATATGCATGGCTATGCAAGCTAGCAAGAAGTCCAAGATCACCCTGTCATGCATCTACAAGTGGATCACTGACAATTTCTGCTACTTCCGCCATGCTGATCCCACCTGGCAG AATTCCATCCGACACAACCTCTCCCTGAACAAGTGTTTCATAAAGGTTCCCCGGCAGAAGGACGAGCCCGGGAAAGGAGGCTTCTGGAAGATCGACCCGCAGTACGCCGACCGGCTGCTGAGTGGCGCTTACAAAAAGCGTCGCCTGCCCCCGGTGCAGATCAATCCCGCACTGCAGGCCAGGGTGAAACCAGCGGGACCCCTGCCTGCGCTCGGGAGACCAGGAGAGCTGTCTGTCAGCCCAGAGTCCCAGCAGCTTCTGCAAGAATTCGAAGAGGCTACCGGGGTGGACCAGAACTGGGACCCCTGCGGTGCGGAGGCCAACGTGTCCGGGGCCTGGTTGTCAGGGAAGGGGTGTGGCTTCAAGAGGAAGCAGCCGGCGCTGCGCAGAACGTCGATGGTGAAAGCCCCCCGGCGCTCCAGCTCCCCCTtgctgtgtgtggatgagcaGAAGGAGCTGGGCTCTCTGAAGGGCGACTTCGACTGGGACGCCCTGCTGGACTCGGAGCTGTGCGGCGAGCTGAGCCTGGACAGCACCTGCCAGCTCAGCCCCATGGAGCGGGACGACGACCTGACGGTGCGCGGCCGGCACATCGGCCGCCCGCAGCAGTGGAGCCCCCTGGAGGCCTCCGCCGACAGCACAGGCAGCTACATTCTCTCCGAGACCCAGCAGAGCAGCTTGGACTTTGATGAGGAGACATTCCTGGCCACTGCCTTCTTGCAGAGCCCCTGGCCTGAGGAGGACGAGGCAGGCCAGGGTAAACGTGCCGATTTTCTCTGCAACTCTGGAGTAAACTTCGACCAGCTGCTCAACCTCAGTGACTCATTCAGTGGTGACCTCAGCAGTAAGATTGAGTCCTTTCTTTGA
- the rnf157 gene encoding E3 ubiquitin ligase RNF157 isoform X3: MGGEKFDSTHPEGYLFGENTDLNFLGNRPVPFPYAAPPPQEPVKTLRSLINIRKDTLRLVRCSEDVKLPREDVGKGRACYNVEFTFDADTQVAITIFYQAIEEFHNGVPIYLPQDSSLQSETVHFKRGVCQQFCLPSHSVNLSEWAEEELLFDMDKDIYPMVVQAVVDEGEEHLGHSHVLLATFEKHMDGSYCVKPLKQKQVVDGVSYLLQEIYGIENKYNSQESKVADDEISDNSAECVVCLSDVRDTLILPCRHLCLCNACADTLRYQANCCPICRLPFRALLQIRAMRKKSSPLSPSGFNPVITSQTSDSEEHSASEHIPPGYEAVSLLEALNGPLSPSPSAPPLQNLTGGHVSGTLPSYGNESHPQPARSLSPLERSIDSSQGLKLKKSGSKSLSQNSSVLPEEEDEKSCSESEVQACRRKMVADQQECGVTPESENLTLSSSGAIDQSSCTGTPLSSTITSPEDPVSSSLAQSVMSMASSQSQHSQLSTDTLSSMSGSYLAGAEGEGPETPAESRGPSQQEGEETPVEMNEHNFLAAVAEEQDSEGNDVTEEDCPSPTQEPGGRRRSEVPCPEFDNNNQGQSDTPCLTGLDNEQCPEGRFAGLLYLGTHRHGRGPLPHHASTSNINLEEQGTDNETVSPKHTPRRGPLAV, encoded by the exons ATGGGCGGGGAGAAGTTTGACTCCACCCACCCAGAAGGCTATCTGTTTGGGGAGAACACTGATCTCAACTTCCTAGGGAACAGACCAGTTCCT TTTCCCTATGCTGCCCCTCCACCTCAGGAGCCAGTCAAGACCCTGCGCAGCCTCATCAACATACGCAAGGATACGCTCAGACTTGTTCG GTGCAGTGAGGATGTGAAGTTGCCCAGAGAGGATGTGGGGAAGGGCCGTGCCTGTTATAACGTGGAGTTCACCTTTGATGCTGACACTCAAGTTGCCATTACAATATTCTACCAGGCCATAGAGGAGTTCCACAATGGTGTGCCCAT ATACCTACCACAGGATAGCTCTCTACAGTCTGAGACTGTACACTTTAAGAGAGGAGTCTGCCAGCAGTTTTGCCTGCCTTCCCACTCTGTGAACCTTTCCGAGTGGGCTGAAGAAGag CTGCTGTTTGACATGGACAAAGACATATACCCCATGGTAGTGCAGGCAGTGGTGGATGAGGGCGAAG aGCATTTAGGGCATTCACATGTACTCCTGGCCACTTTTGAGAAG CACATGGATGGCAGCTATTGTGTTAAACCTCTGAAGCAGAAACAAGTG GTGGATGGAGTCAGTTACCTCCTTCAGGAAATTTATGGCATTGAGAACAAATACAACAGCCAGGAGTCAAAG GTGGCAGATGATGAGATTAGCGACAACAGCGCGGAGTGCgtggtgtgtctgtctgatgtCCGTGACACCCTCATCCTGCCGTGCAGACACCTGTGCCTGTGCAACGCCTGTGCAGACACGCTGCGCTACCAAGCCAACTGCTGCCCCATCTGCCGACTAC cCTTCCGGGCTCTGCTGCAGATCCGCGCGATGAGGAAAAAGTcgagccctctctctccctcgggCTTCAACCCCGTCATCACCTCCCAGACGTCGGACTCTGAGGAGCACTCG GCCTCTGAACACATTCCACCTGGTTATGAGGCCGTGTCACTCCTGGAGGCCCTCAACGGCCCTCtcagcccctctccctctgcccccccactGCAAAACCTGACAGGGGGGCACGTTTCTGGGACCCTGCCATCGTACGGAAATGAGAGTCATCCCCAACCTGCCCGCTCTCTCTCGCCTCTGGAACGTTCCATTGACTCCAGCCAGGGCCTGAAGCTCAAGAAGAGTGGTTCTAA GTCCCTTTCCCAGAATTCATCTGTACTTCCtgaggaggaagatgagaagTCGTGCAGCGAGTCAGAGGTCCAGGCATGTCGGAGGAAGATGGTTGCTGACCAGCAAGAG TGCGGTGTGACTCCAGAGAGTGAGAACCTCACCCTGTCATCCTCTGGTGCCATCGACCAGTCCTCCTGTACTGGGACACCCCTATCCTCCACGATCACCTCGCCCGAAG ACCCTGTTAGCAGTAGCCTGGCCCAGTCTGTGATGTCCATGGCCTCTTCTCAGAGCCAGCACTCCCAGCTCAGCACTGACACCCTGTCCTCCATGTCTGGCTCTTATTTGgctggggcagagggagagggcccAGAGACCCCTGCGGAGAGTCGGGGACCGTcccagcaggagggagag GAAACGCCGGTTGAGATGAACGAACATAACTTTCTAGCAGCAGTGGCAGAAGAGCAGGACTCTGAG GGCAATGATGTCACAGAAGAAGACTGTCCATCACCCACCCAGGAACCGG GTGGGCGGAGGAGGAGCGAGGTGCCTTGTCCAGAATTTGACAATAACAATCAGGGCCAGTCTGACACCCCCTGCTTGACAGGGCTGGACAATGAGCAGTGCCCTGAAGGCCGATTTGCTG GTCTGTTATATCTGGGAACACACCGACATGGCCGGGGCCCCCTTCCTCACCATGCCTCCACCAGCAACATCAATCTGGAGGAGCAGGGAACTGACAATGAGACAGTgagccccaaacacacaccccgtcGTGGACCCCTTGCTGTGTAA
- the rnf157 gene encoding E3 ubiquitin ligase RNF157 isoform X4, whose translation MGALTSRQNAGVEEVDIPSNSVYRYPPKSGSYFASHFIMGGEKFDSTHPEGYLFGENTDLNFLGNRPVPFPYAAPPPQEPVKTLRSLINIRKDTLRLVRCSEDVKLPREDVGKGRACYNVEFTFDADTQVAITIFYQAIEEFHNGVPIYLPQDSSLQSETVHFKRGVCQQFCLPSHSVNLSEWAEEELLFDMDKDIYPMVVQAVVDEGEEHLGHSHVLLATFEKHMDGSYCVKPLKQKQVVDGVSYLLQEIYGIENKYNSQESKVADDEISDNSAECVVCLSDVRDTLILPCRHLCLCNACADTLRYQANCCPICRLPFRALLQIRAMRKKSSPLSPSGFNPVITSQTSDSEEHSASEHIPPGYEAVSLLEALNGPLSPSPSAPPLQNLTGGHVSGTLPSYGNESHPQPARSLSPLERSIDSSQGLKLKKSGSKSLSQNSSVLPEEEDEKSCSESEVQACRRKMVADQQECGVTPESENLTLSSSGAIDQSSCTGTPLSSTITSPEEGEGPETPAESRGPSQQEGEETPVEMNEHNFLAAVAEEQDSEGNDVTEEDCPSPTQEPGGRRRSEVPCPEFDNNNQGQSDTPCLTGLDNEQCPEGRFAGLLYLGTHRHGRGPLPHHASTSNINLEEQGTDNETVSPKHTPRRGPLAV comes from the exons ATGGGAGCACTGACGAGTAGGCAAAATGCTGGTGTGGAAGAGGTCGACATTCCTTCTAATTCTGTCTACCGATATCCGCCAAAATCCG GTAGCTACTTTGCCAGCCATTTCATCATGGGCGGGGAGAAGTTTGACTCCACCCACCCAGAAGGCTATCTGTTTGGGGAGAACACTGATCTCAACTTCCTAGGGAACAGACCAGTTCCT TTTCCCTATGCTGCCCCTCCACCTCAGGAGCCAGTCAAGACCCTGCGCAGCCTCATCAACATACGCAAGGATACGCTCAGACTTGTTCG GTGCAGTGAGGATGTGAAGTTGCCCAGAGAGGATGTGGGGAAGGGCCGTGCCTGTTATAACGTGGAGTTCACCTTTGATGCTGACACTCAAGTTGCCATTACAATATTCTACCAGGCCATAGAGGAGTTCCACAATGGTGTGCCCAT ATACCTACCACAGGATAGCTCTCTACAGTCTGAGACTGTACACTTTAAGAGAGGAGTCTGCCAGCAGTTTTGCCTGCCTTCCCACTCTGTGAACCTTTCCGAGTGGGCTGAAGAAGag CTGCTGTTTGACATGGACAAAGACATATACCCCATGGTAGTGCAGGCAGTGGTGGATGAGGGCGAAG aGCATTTAGGGCATTCACATGTACTCCTGGCCACTTTTGAGAAG CACATGGATGGCAGCTATTGTGTTAAACCTCTGAAGCAGAAACAAGTG GTGGATGGAGTCAGTTACCTCCTTCAGGAAATTTATGGCATTGAGAACAAATACAACAGCCAGGAGTCAAAG GTGGCAGATGATGAGATTAGCGACAACAGCGCGGAGTGCgtggtgtgtctgtctgatgtCCGTGACACCCTCATCCTGCCGTGCAGACACCTGTGCCTGTGCAACGCCTGTGCAGACACGCTGCGCTACCAAGCCAACTGCTGCCCCATCTGCCGACTAC cCTTCCGGGCTCTGCTGCAGATCCGCGCGATGAGGAAAAAGTcgagccctctctctccctcgggCTTCAACCCCGTCATCACCTCCCAGACGTCGGACTCTGAGGAGCACTCG GCCTCTGAACACATTCCACCTGGTTATGAGGCCGTGTCACTCCTGGAGGCCCTCAACGGCCCTCtcagcccctctccctctgcccccccactGCAAAACCTGACAGGGGGGCACGTTTCTGGGACCCTGCCATCGTACGGAAATGAGAGTCATCCCCAACCTGCCCGCTCTCTCTCGCCTCTGGAACGTTCCATTGACTCCAGCCAGGGCCTGAAGCTCAAGAAGAGTGGTTCTAA GTCCCTTTCCCAGAATTCATCTGTACTTCCtgaggaggaagatgagaagTCGTGCAGCGAGTCAGAGGTCCAGGCATGTCGGAGGAAGATGGTTGCTGACCAGCAAGAG TGCGGTGTGACTCCAGAGAGTGAGAACCTCACCCTGTCATCCTCTGGTGCCATCGACCAGTCCTCCTGTACTGGGACACCCCTATCCTCCACGATCACCTCGCCCGAAG agggagagggcccAGAGACCCCTGCGGAGAGTCGGGGACCGTcccagcaggagggagag GAAACGCCGGTTGAGATGAACGAACATAACTTTCTAGCAGCAGTGGCAGAAGAGCAGGACTCTGAG GGCAATGATGTCACAGAAGAAGACTGTCCATCACCCACCCAGGAACCGG GTGGGCGGAGGAGGAGCGAGGTGCCTTGTCCAGAATTTGACAATAACAATCAGGGCCAGTCTGACACCCCCTGCTTGACAGGGCTGGACAATGAGCAGTGCCCTGAAGGCCGATTTGCTG GTCTGTTATATCTGGGAACACACCGACATGGCCGGGGCCCCCTTCCTCACCATGCCTCCACCAGCAACATCAATCTGGAGGAGCAGGGAACTGACAATGAGACAGTgagccccaaacacacaccccgtcGTGGACCCCTTGCTGTGTAA
- the rnf157 gene encoding E3 ubiquitin ligase RNF157 isoform X1, whose translation MGALTSRQNAGVEEVDIPSNSVYRYPPKSGSYFASHFIMGGEKFDSTHPEGYLFGENTDLNFLGNRPVPFPYAAPPPQEPVKTLRSLINIRKDTLRLVRCSEDVKLPREDVGKGRACYNVEFTFDADTQVAITIFYQAIEEFHNGVPIYLPQDSSLQSETVHFKRGVCQQFCLPSHSVNLSEWAEEELLFDMDKDIYPMVVQAVVDEGEEHLGHSHVLLATFEKHMDGSYCVKPLKQKQVVDGVSYLLQEIYGIENKYNSQESKVADDEISDNSAECVVCLSDVRDTLILPCRHLCLCNACADTLRYQANCCPICRLPFRALLQIRAMRKKSSPLSPSGFNPVITSQTSDSEEHSASEHIPPGYEAVSLLEALNGPLSPSPSAPPLQNLTGGHVSGTLPSYGNESHPQPARSLSPLERSIDSSQGLKLKKSGSKSLSQNSSVLPEEEDEKSCSESEVQACRRKMVADQQECGVTPESENLTLSSSGAIDQSSCTGTPLSSTITSPEDPVSSSLAQSVMSMASSQSQHSQLSTDTLSSMSGSYLAGAEGEGPETPAESRGPSQQEGEETPVEMNEHNFLAAVAEEQDSEGNDVTEEDCPSPTQEPGGRRRSEVPCPEFDNNNQGQSDTPCLTGLDNEQCPEGRFAGLLYLGTHRHGRGPLPHHASTSNINLEEQGTDNETVSPKHTPRRGPLAV comes from the exons ATGGGAGCACTGACGAGTAGGCAAAATGCTGGTGTGGAAGAGGTCGACATTCCTTCTAATTCTGTCTACCGATATCCGCCAAAATCCG GTAGCTACTTTGCCAGCCATTTCATCATGGGCGGGGAGAAGTTTGACTCCACCCACCCAGAAGGCTATCTGTTTGGGGAGAACACTGATCTCAACTTCCTAGGGAACAGACCAGTTCCT TTTCCCTATGCTGCCCCTCCACCTCAGGAGCCAGTCAAGACCCTGCGCAGCCTCATCAACATACGCAAGGATACGCTCAGACTTGTTCG GTGCAGTGAGGATGTGAAGTTGCCCAGAGAGGATGTGGGGAAGGGCCGTGCCTGTTATAACGTGGAGTTCACCTTTGATGCTGACACTCAAGTTGCCATTACAATATTCTACCAGGCCATAGAGGAGTTCCACAATGGTGTGCCCAT ATACCTACCACAGGATAGCTCTCTACAGTCTGAGACTGTACACTTTAAGAGAGGAGTCTGCCAGCAGTTTTGCCTGCCTTCCCACTCTGTGAACCTTTCCGAGTGGGCTGAAGAAGag CTGCTGTTTGACATGGACAAAGACATATACCCCATGGTAGTGCAGGCAGTGGTGGATGAGGGCGAAG aGCATTTAGGGCATTCACATGTACTCCTGGCCACTTTTGAGAAG CACATGGATGGCAGCTATTGTGTTAAACCTCTGAAGCAGAAACAAGTG GTGGATGGAGTCAGTTACCTCCTTCAGGAAATTTATGGCATTGAGAACAAATACAACAGCCAGGAGTCAAAG GTGGCAGATGATGAGATTAGCGACAACAGCGCGGAGTGCgtggtgtgtctgtctgatgtCCGTGACACCCTCATCCTGCCGTGCAGACACCTGTGCCTGTGCAACGCCTGTGCAGACACGCTGCGCTACCAAGCCAACTGCTGCCCCATCTGCCGACTAC cCTTCCGGGCTCTGCTGCAGATCCGCGCGATGAGGAAAAAGTcgagccctctctctccctcgggCTTCAACCCCGTCATCACCTCCCAGACGTCGGACTCTGAGGAGCACTCG GCCTCTGAACACATTCCACCTGGTTATGAGGCCGTGTCACTCCTGGAGGCCCTCAACGGCCCTCtcagcccctctccctctgcccccccactGCAAAACCTGACAGGGGGGCACGTTTCTGGGACCCTGCCATCGTACGGAAATGAGAGTCATCCCCAACCTGCCCGCTCTCTCTCGCCTCTGGAACGTTCCATTGACTCCAGCCAGGGCCTGAAGCTCAAGAAGAGTGGTTCTAA GTCCCTTTCCCAGAATTCATCTGTACTTCCtgaggaggaagatgagaagTCGTGCAGCGAGTCAGAGGTCCAGGCATGTCGGAGGAAGATGGTTGCTGACCAGCAAGAG TGCGGTGTGACTCCAGAGAGTGAGAACCTCACCCTGTCATCCTCTGGTGCCATCGACCAGTCCTCCTGTACTGGGACACCCCTATCCTCCACGATCACCTCGCCCGAAG ACCCTGTTAGCAGTAGCCTGGCCCAGTCTGTGATGTCCATGGCCTCTTCTCAGAGCCAGCACTCCCAGCTCAGCACTGACACCCTGTCCTCCATGTCTGGCTCTTATTTGgctggggcagagggagagggcccAGAGACCCCTGCGGAGAGTCGGGGACCGTcccagcaggagggagag GAAACGCCGGTTGAGATGAACGAACATAACTTTCTAGCAGCAGTGGCAGAAGAGCAGGACTCTGAG GGCAATGATGTCACAGAAGAAGACTGTCCATCACCCACCCAGGAACCGG GTGGGCGGAGGAGGAGCGAGGTGCCTTGTCCAGAATTTGACAATAACAATCAGGGCCAGTCTGACACCCCCTGCTTGACAGGGCTGGACAATGAGCAGTGCCCTGAAGGCCGATTTGCTG GTCTGTTATATCTGGGAACACACCGACATGGCCGGGGCCCCCTTCCTCACCATGCCTCCACCAGCAACATCAATCTGGAGGAGCAGGGAACTGACAATGAGACAGTgagccccaaacacacaccccgtcGTGGACCCCTTGCTGTGTAA
- the rnf157 gene encoding E3 ubiquitin ligase RNF157 isoform X2, producing the protein MGALTSRQNAGVEEVDIPSNSVYRYPPKSGSYFASHFIMGGEKFDSTHPEGYLFGENTDLNFLGNRPVPFPYAAPPPQEPVKTLRSLINIRKDTLRLVRCSEDVKLPREDVGKGRACYNVEFTFDADTQVAITIFYQAIEEFHNGVPIYLPQDSSLQSETVHFKRGVCQQFCLPSHSVNLSEWAEEELLFDMDKDIYPMVVQAVVDEGEEHLGHSHVLLATFEKHMDGSYCVKPLKQKQVVDGVSYLLQEIYGIENKYNSQESKVADDEISDNSAECVVCLSDVRDTLILPCRHLCLCNACADTLRYQANCCPICRLPFRALLQIRAMRKKSSPLSPSGFNPVITSQTSDSEEHSASEHIPPGYEAVSLLEALNGPLSPSPSAPPLQNLTGGHVSGTLPSYGNESHPQPARSLSPLERSIDSSQGLKLKKSGSKSLSQNSSVLPEEEDEKSCSESEVQACRRKMVADQQECGVTPESENLTLSSSGAIDQSSCTGTPLSSTITSPEDPVSSSLAQSVMSMASSQSQHSQLSTDTLSSMSGSYLAGAEGEGPETPAESRGPSQQEGEETPVEMNEHNFLAAVAEEQDSEGNDVTEEDCPSPTQEPGGRRRSEVPCPEFDNNNQGQSDTPCLTGLDNEQCPEGRFAAVDSCPVHIEE; encoded by the exons ATGGGAGCACTGACGAGTAGGCAAAATGCTGGTGTGGAAGAGGTCGACATTCCTTCTAATTCTGTCTACCGATATCCGCCAAAATCCG GTAGCTACTTTGCCAGCCATTTCATCATGGGCGGGGAGAAGTTTGACTCCACCCACCCAGAAGGCTATCTGTTTGGGGAGAACACTGATCTCAACTTCCTAGGGAACAGACCAGTTCCT TTTCCCTATGCTGCCCCTCCACCTCAGGAGCCAGTCAAGACCCTGCGCAGCCTCATCAACATACGCAAGGATACGCTCAGACTTGTTCG GTGCAGTGAGGATGTGAAGTTGCCCAGAGAGGATGTGGGGAAGGGCCGTGCCTGTTATAACGTGGAGTTCACCTTTGATGCTGACACTCAAGTTGCCATTACAATATTCTACCAGGCCATAGAGGAGTTCCACAATGGTGTGCCCAT ATACCTACCACAGGATAGCTCTCTACAGTCTGAGACTGTACACTTTAAGAGAGGAGTCTGCCAGCAGTTTTGCCTGCCTTCCCACTCTGTGAACCTTTCCGAGTGGGCTGAAGAAGag CTGCTGTTTGACATGGACAAAGACATATACCCCATGGTAGTGCAGGCAGTGGTGGATGAGGGCGAAG aGCATTTAGGGCATTCACATGTACTCCTGGCCACTTTTGAGAAG CACATGGATGGCAGCTATTGTGTTAAACCTCTGAAGCAGAAACAAGTG GTGGATGGAGTCAGTTACCTCCTTCAGGAAATTTATGGCATTGAGAACAAATACAACAGCCAGGAGTCAAAG GTGGCAGATGATGAGATTAGCGACAACAGCGCGGAGTGCgtggtgtgtctgtctgatgtCCGTGACACCCTCATCCTGCCGTGCAGACACCTGTGCCTGTGCAACGCCTGTGCAGACACGCTGCGCTACCAAGCCAACTGCTGCCCCATCTGCCGACTAC cCTTCCGGGCTCTGCTGCAGATCCGCGCGATGAGGAAAAAGTcgagccctctctctccctcgggCTTCAACCCCGTCATCACCTCCCAGACGTCGGACTCTGAGGAGCACTCG GCCTCTGAACACATTCCACCTGGTTATGAGGCCGTGTCACTCCTGGAGGCCCTCAACGGCCCTCtcagcccctctccctctgcccccccactGCAAAACCTGACAGGGGGGCACGTTTCTGGGACCCTGCCATCGTACGGAAATGAGAGTCATCCCCAACCTGCCCGCTCTCTCTCGCCTCTGGAACGTTCCATTGACTCCAGCCAGGGCCTGAAGCTCAAGAAGAGTGGTTCTAA GTCCCTTTCCCAGAATTCATCTGTACTTCCtgaggaggaagatgagaagTCGTGCAGCGAGTCAGAGGTCCAGGCATGTCGGAGGAAGATGGTTGCTGACCAGCAAGAG TGCGGTGTGACTCCAGAGAGTGAGAACCTCACCCTGTCATCCTCTGGTGCCATCGACCAGTCCTCCTGTACTGGGACACCCCTATCCTCCACGATCACCTCGCCCGAAG ACCCTGTTAGCAGTAGCCTGGCCCAGTCTGTGATGTCCATGGCCTCTTCTCAGAGCCAGCACTCCCAGCTCAGCACTGACACCCTGTCCTCCATGTCTGGCTCTTATTTGgctggggcagagggagagggcccAGAGACCCCTGCGGAGAGTCGGGGACCGTcccagcaggagggagag GAAACGCCGGTTGAGATGAACGAACATAACTTTCTAGCAGCAGTGGCAGAAGAGCAGGACTCTGAG GGCAATGATGTCACAGAAGAAGACTGTCCATCACCCACCCAGGAACCGG GTGGGCGGAGGAGGAGCGAGGTGCCTTGTCCAGAATTTGACAATAACAATCAGGGCCAGTCTGACACCCCCTGCTTGACAGGGCTGGACAATGAGCAGTGCCCTGAAGGCCGATTTGCTG CTGTGGACTCCTGTCCTGTTCACATTGAAGAATAG